In Parasegetibacter sp. NRK P23, a single genomic region encodes these proteins:
- a CDS encoding SCO family protein encodes MTSISKIIIISFITLSVAGAVFLGASLWKDSRKLPVLGEPGHVAGPFSFVNQDGKTFTEKDVGGKITIVEYFFTTCPGICKAMNANLSRVYRQIGGEKDVVILSHTVDPEDDSVQVLKAYAAKMGVHNGNWQFLTGNKVDLYRAARNDYLLSVEDVPAAPGSAEDFIHTQYVALLDPHRRIRGFYDATDSASTRKMMADLELLRE; translated from the coding sequence ATGACTTCAATTTCAAAAATCATCATCATTTCTTTTATCACATTGAGCGTGGCGGGCGCGGTCTTCCTCGGCGCATCATTGTGGAAGGACAGCAGGAAACTCCCGGTATTGGGAGAACCCGGCCATGTTGCGGGTCCGTTTTCATTCGTGAACCAGGATGGAAAGACATTCACGGAAAAAGATGTGGGAGGAAAAATCACTATAGTGGAATACTTCTTTACTACCTGCCCCGGCATCTGTAAAGCGATGAACGCGAACCTGTCGCGGGTATACCGGCAGATCGGAGGGGAGAAGGACGTCGTGATCCTGTCGCACACCGTTGATCCTGAAGATGACTCCGTTCAGGTACTGAAGGCTTACGCCGCTAAAATGGGCGTGCACAACGGAAACTGGCAATTTCTAACGGGCAACAAAGTCGATTTATACCGGGCGGCAAGGAATGATTACTTGTTGTCGGTAGAGGATGTGCCTGCTGCGCCTGGCTCCGCGGAAGATTTTATCCATACGCAATACGTGGCTTTGCTGGATCCACACAGAAGGATCCGTGGTTTTTATGATGCCACGGACAGCGCCAGCACCCGTAAAATGATGGCAGACCTGGAGCTGCTGCGCGAATAA
- a CDS encoding YHS domain-containing protein: MKKVFSILVLAVAVALASCNDNGNANATGTDSMPHVHDGAEATATLPHTLASEKKDPVCGMPVTAGITDTAHYKGKVYGFCASECKKMFTDNPEGYTATN; this comes from the coding sequence ATGAAAAAAGTATTTTCTATTTTGGTCCTGGCTGTAGCTGTTGCGCTGGCCTCCTGTAACGACAACGGTAATGCCAATGCCACCGGTACCGACAGTATGCCGCACGTGCATGATGGCGCTGAAGCAACAGCAACATTGCCGCATACCCTTGCCTCTGAAAAAAAGGATCCTGTATGTGGAATGCCAGTCACCGCGGGCATCACTGATACGGCTCATTATAAAGGAAAAGTTTATGGCTTCTGCGCAAGCGAGTGCAAAAAAATGTTCACTGACAATCCGGAAGGATATACAGCGACCAATTAA
- a CDS encoding cytochrome-c peroxidase: MKRKTWTTILALLMLCACTKTGLEQFAGFTKPANFPDPVYHFNTNPVSKAGFLLGRKLFYEPMLSRDNTISCGSCHIQSAAFTHHGHDVSHGIDDKLGTRNSPAITNLAWGKSFFWDGGVFDLDLQPIVPITNPVEMDETMPGVLSKLRAHPQYPSLFQAAFGSPEINTERTMKALSQFMTMLVSANSKYDKVMRKEGAVFTEAETQGYALFAQHCGTCHQEPLFTDESFRNNGIGASPLNDEGRYAVTLNETDRYKFKVPGLRNLKYTAPYMHDGRFLTVEAVVEHYAEHVKETPNLDPLLIKNGVPGLKLTKAEQQKIVAFLSTLNDEQFITDKRFAEQ; the protein is encoded by the coding sequence ATGAAGAGAAAGACCTGGACAACAATACTGGCGCTGCTGATGCTGTGCGCCTGTACCAAAACGGGTCTGGAACAATTTGCCGGTTTTACGAAGCCGGCAAATTTTCCTGATCCTGTGTACCACTTCAATACAAATCCAGTTTCAAAAGCCGGTTTTTTATTGGGTAGAAAGTTATTTTATGAGCCGATGCTCTCCCGCGACAATACCATCAGTTGCGGAAGCTGTCACATTCAATCTGCGGCGTTCACCCACCACGGGCACGATGTGAGTCATGGCATCGACGATAAACTCGGCACAAGGAATTCCCCCGCCATCACGAACCTGGCCTGGGGAAAAAGTTTTTTCTGGGATGGCGGTGTCTTCGATCTTGACCTGCAGCCCATCGTTCCCATCACGAACCCGGTTGAAATGGATGAAACAATGCCGGGCGTATTGTCAAAATTGAGGGCGCACCCGCAATATCCATCGCTGTTTCAGGCCGCTTTCGGCTCCCCGGAAATCAACACTGAAAGGACCATGAAAGCGCTCTCGCAGTTCATGACCATGCTGGTGAGCGCCAATTCAAAATACGATAAAGTGATGCGGAAAGAAGGCGCTGTTTTTACGGAAGCGGAAACGCAGGGATATGCGCTGTTTGCGCAACATTGCGGCACCTGCCACCAGGAGCCGCTTTTTACCGATGAGTCTTTCCGCAACAACGGTATTGGGGCCAGTCCGTTGAATGATGAAGGACGCTATGCGGTTACGCTCAACGAAACCGATCGCTACAAATTCAAAGTGCCCGGTTTGCGCAACCTGAAATACACGGCTCCTTATATGCACGACGGACGTTTCCTTACGGTAGAAGCCGTGGTAGAGCATTATGCTGAGCATGTGAAGGAAACGCCCAACCTGGATCCGTTGCTTATAAAAAACGGCGTGCCCGGGTTAAAGCTCACGAAAGCCGAGCAGCAGAAAATAGTGGCTTTTCTTTCCACCCTCAACGATGAACAATTTATAACCGATAAAAGATTCGCGGAACAATGA
- a CDS encoding transporter, with translation MKKQWAIMLALTFIITAHAAACDICGCGAGSYYIGMLPEFNKKIMGLRFRYNALRTHLGAGGQTSYLTTREHYRTAELWGGWNLGAKIRLMGYLPVSFNEKRNQSGGASKTGLGDAGAQVLYKLLDQKKAMGTKLLVHTLWMGAGVKLPTGKYEKPVKTTGQQDANIFQLGTGSTDFTANAMYDIRIQDMGLNAQLSYKLNTVNSDQYRYGNRLTANIQAYHKFRIARKWTLSPNMGALYETSRQDNDNGFKVPVSGGNLLAGTIGFEAVFNGFTIGGNFQEPLHQEMAGGFVKAGSRAMLHCAILF, from the coding sequence ATGAAAAAGCAATGGGCCATAATGCTGGCACTTACCTTTATAATCACCGCGCACGCTGCAGCCTGCGATATCTGCGGCTGTGGCGCTGGCAGTTATTATATCGGCATGCTGCCCGAGTTCAATAAAAAAATAATGGGCCTTCGTTTCAGGTACAACGCGTTACGAACCCACCTGGGCGCGGGCGGACAAACTTCGTACCTCACCACCCGCGAGCATTACCGGACCGCGGAACTCTGGGGTGGCTGGAACCTTGGGGCCAAGATCAGGCTGATGGGATATCTTCCGGTGAGTTTCAATGAAAAACGCAACCAGAGCGGGGGGGCTTCCAAAACTGGTTTGGGCGACGCGGGCGCACAGGTTTTATATAAACTGCTGGATCAGAAAAAAGCCATGGGCACAAAACTGCTCGTACATACCTTGTGGATGGGCGCGGGTGTGAAACTGCCCACGGGCAAATATGAAAAGCCCGTAAAAACCACTGGTCAGCAGGATGCAAATATTTTTCAACTGGGCACCGGAAGTACAGACTTTACCGCAAATGCCATGTACGATATCAGGATTCAGGATATGGGGCTGAACGCACAACTGAGTTATAAACTGAATACCGTGAACAGCGATCAATACCGCTACGGCAACAGGCTAACCGCCAATATCCAGGCTTACCATAAATTCAGGATTGCCCGTAAATGGACTTTGTCTCCGAATATGGGCGCTCTGTATGAAACTTCCCGTCAGGATAATGATAACGGATTTAAAGTGCCGGTTTCCGGTGGAAATCTACTTGCGGGAACCATAGGGTTTGAAGCGGTATTCAATGGGTTCACCATCGGCGGCAACTTCCAGGAGCCCTTGCACCAGGAAATGGCGGGCGGTTTTGTAAAAGCGGGCAGCCGCGCCATGCTGCATTGCGCTATCTTATTTTAA
- a CDS encoding lipocalin family protein, whose protein sequence is MTKAYLTAAVFALLSLSSCKKDGDDDKPASEQIVGRWILTSQVYTPAIYDFDDDGDLDTEAISNMDPCDADDLFVFKAGGTGELDEGASKCDPGDDQVYGTFNWEISSDNTITIDYNGDVESGRIESISSSRMVITHEYTFNGVSLKIVDTYQKK, encoded by the coding sequence ATGACCAAAGCCTACCTTACCGCAGCAGTATTCGCACTGCTATCCCTTTCTTCCTGTAAAAAAGACGGAGACGATGATAAACCCGCCAGCGAACAGATCGTTGGCAGATGGATACTGACCTCCCAGGTGTACACCCCCGCCATTTATGATTTCGATGATGATGGCGACCTGGATACGGAAGCCATCAGTAACATGGACCCCTGCGATGCCGACGACCTCTTTGTGTTCAAAGCCGGAGGAACAGGAGAACTGGATGAAGGCGCCAGCAAATGTGATCCGGGTGACGACCAGGTTTATGGCACGTTCAATTGGGAAATAAGTTCCGACAATACGATCACGATCGACTACAACGGCGATGTGGAATCCGGCAGGATAGAATCCATCAGTTCTTCAAGAATGGTGATTACCCATGAATATACTTTCAATGGTGTAAGTTTAAAAATCGTAGATACTTATCAGAAGAAATAA
- a CDS encoding MbnP family protein, producing MNKNFSPLLLSFSLLLLLASCKKDDQEFDKNTLAPLSIEFDNIAGSMNLQLNSGEYTTASGEKFSVSTLQYFISNIRLENTDGSFYTVPQDSSYFLINEADATTRSANIRVPEGNYRSLQFVLGVDSLRSTMDISKRTGVLDPGAGSGMYWGWNSGYIFFKMEGTSPAITSDPQQKFRYHIGGFGGYSSTTINNIKTISINLEAGGVPMVRTGRNANIHLMVDVTKLFSGVSNISLAANPTVMFNAFSTGVAANFSGMFRHDHTEN from the coding sequence ATGAACAAGAACTTTTCGCCACTCCTTTTAAGTTTCAGTTTGCTTTTACTGCTCGCCAGTTGTAAAAAAGATGACCAGGAATTCGATAAAAATACGCTTGCTCCCCTAAGCATAGAGTTTGACAACATCGCCGGTTCCATGAATCTTCAACTCAATTCCGGGGAGTACACCACAGCTTCAGGAGAAAAATTCTCTGTAAGCACACTTCAGTACTTTATCAGCAATATCCGGTTGGAAAATACGGATGGCAGTTTCTACACTGTTCCCCAGGATAGCAGCTATTTCCTCATTAACGAGGCCGATGCCACCACGCGTTCCGCGAACATCCGTGTACCCGAAGGCAATTACCGGTCCCTGCAATTTGTGCTGGGTGTAGACAGTTTGCGCAGTACCATGGATATTTCGAAAAGAACCGGCGTACTGGATCCCGGGGCCGGGAGTGGCATGTACTGGGGCTGGAACAGTGGTTACATCTTCTTTAAAATGGAAGGAACTTCTCCGGCCATCACCTCCGATCCACAGCAAAAATTCCGGTACCATATCGGCGGATTTGGCGGGTATTCTTCCACCACCATCAACAACATCAAAACCATCAGCATCAACCTGGAAGCAGGCGGTGTGCCCATGGTTAGAACGGGAAGGAACGCAAACATCCATCTTATGGTAGATGTGACAAAGCTATTCTCGGGGGTAAGCAACATCAGTCTGGCGGCTAACCCCACGGTTATGTTCAATGCCTTCAGTACCGGCGTAGCCGCGAATTTCAGCGGGATGTTCCGCCATGACCATACCGAAAACTGA
- a CDS encoding TlpA disulfide reductase family protein, producing the protein MKKVFMAFLATGMLLPTFAQQKPATVNGAISRKSKEPVKLFTITHGRIEEIASSKVDDQGKFGFLFYPENEAFYVIGLGNQQAPSDKFSFYFKPGDQLNFEINDTSYTLVGKNTAENKAIASWHDKAYVVEGPSLYLNRKRDTYKQFFPKFEAFQKEFAQSKAVKTGNKQFDAAFAIRQELDVLFYASSFVFMPNTVHPTKDDYITYYKNLDVTKYTADGRLLRYPFGMRLLASIQRIPVMANGLPMEGNDPDKRIAMMRNDTLKGEVFIESARYLKTYLGYMDLAKKYEKYILTEDQKTRLSEISTKLAQADSKPGQPAINFSYPDINGKMTSLTDFKGKVVLVDVWATWCGPCKMEIPHLKKMEEEMRHQDVVFMSVSVDEQKDFEKWKDFVAKEELKGVQMFAAGWSDIAKNYNIKGIPRFMVFDKKGNIVTIDAPRPSSKELKLLLENELKK; encoded by the coding sequence ATGAAAAAAGTATTTATGGCATTCCTGGCAACAGGAATGCTTTTGCCAACCTTTGCCCAGCAAAAACCAGCCACTGTTAACGGTGCCATTTCCAGGAAATCAAAAGAGCCCGTAAAACTCTTCACCATCACCCACGGGCGTATCGAGGAAATCGCTTCTTCCAAAGTGGACGATCAGGGGAAGTTCGGCTTCCTTTTTTACCCGGAAAACGAGGCGTTCTATGTAATCGGATTGGGCAATCAACAGGCGCCATCCGATAAGTTCAGCTTCTATTTTAAGCCGGGCGATCAGCTCAATTTTGAGATCAACGATACCAGCTATACACTGGTTGGGAAAAATACCGCTGAAAACAAAGCCATCGCCAGTTGGCACGACAAAGCTTACGTGGTGGAAGGCCCATCGCTTTACCTGAACAGAAAGCGCGATACCTACAAACAATTCTTTCCAAAATTTGAAGCGTTTCAAAAGGAATTCGCGCAATCAAAAGCGGTGAAGACGGGCAATAAGCAGTTTGATGCGGCTTTTGCCATCCGGCAGGAACTTGATGTGCTTTTTTATGCATCGAGCTTTGTATTCATGCCCAATACGGTGCATCCCACGAAGGATGATTACATCACATATTACAAGAACCTTGATGTGACAAAGTACACGGCTGATGGCCGGTTGCTGCGCTATCCGTTCGGGATGAGATTGCTTGCTTCCATCCAGCGTATTCCCGTTATGGCAAACGGACTGCCCATGGAAGGGAACGATCCCGATAAGCGCATCGCCATGATGCGGAACGATACACTGAAAGGAGAAGTGTTCATAGAAAGCGCACGTTACCTGAAAACTTACCTGGGTTACATGGATCTGGCGAAGAAGTATGAAAAATACATTCTTACAGAAGACCAGAAAACCCGCCTATCCGAGATTTCAACCAAACTCGCGCAGGCCGACAGCAAACCCGGTCAGCCCGCCATTAACTTCTCGTACCCCGACATTAACGGAAAGATGACTTCCCTCACCGATTTTAAAGGGAAAGTGGTGCTGGTGGATGTGTGGGCAACCTGGTGCGGCCCCTGCAAAATGGAAATCCCACACCTGAAAAAGATGGAAGAAGAAATGCGCCACCAGGATGTGGTATTCATGAGTGTTTCCGTGGATGAACAGAAAGATTTCGAGAAATGGAAAGATTTTGTGGCCAAAGAAGAACTGAAAGGAGTGCAAATGTTCGCCGCCGGATGGAGCGATATCGCGAAGAATTACAACATCAAAGGTATTCCGAGGTTTATGGTGTTCGATAAAAAAGGGAATATCGTCACCATCGATGCTCCCCGTCCATCAAGCAAAGAACTAAAACTGCTGTTGGAGAATGAGTTGAAAAAGTAA
- a CDS encoding DUF6089 family protein, with amino-acid sequence MAIIILSPALASAQRWSVNLSGGFANYTGDLQGNRFTTDQAGIALGAGALYDLTPHLAVRGGIAYLKVGAADRYNRKPDLRARNLDFSSNITEGHLGMELFILDRTAHRLAPYVFGGIGVFHFNPYTYDSLGAKHELQPLRTEGQGLTGNEGNQPYNRTQFNIPFGAGIRWALSDRISLGWELGLRKTFTDYLDDVSTDYFDVTTLLNEAGPKSVELAFRGGELKDAANAVYPAGGTMRGSSRYKDWYYNSSITLHIRLFSDNGSMSSFGRKRGILGCPKSVL; translated from the coding sequence ATGGCAATAATAATTTTATCCCCTGCATTGGCAAGCGCGCAGCGCTGGTCCGTGAACCTCTCCGGCGGATTCGCCAATTACACTGGCGACCTCCAGGGAAACCGGTTCACCACCGATCAGGCCGGTATCGCCCTCGGAGCGGGCGCCCTGTACGATCTCACCCCACACCTCGCCGTAAGGGGAGGCATCGCTTACCTGAAAGTGGGGGCCGCCGACCGCTACAACCGCAAGCCCGACCTACGGGCCAGGAACCTGGATTTCTCCTCCAATATCACGGAAGGGCACCTCGGTATGGAATTATTTATACTTGATAGAACAGCACACCGCCTGGCCCCTTATGTTTTTGGTGGAATAGGCGTGTTTCATTTTAATCCATACACCTACGATTCCCTTGGCGCGAAGCATGAACTACAGCCGCTGCGTACCGAAGGACAGGGGCTTACCGGCAATGAAGGCAACCAGCCTTACAACCGCACACAATTTAATATCCCGTTTGGCGCGGGTATCCGCTGGGCATTGAGCGACCGCATTTCACTGGGCTGGGAACTCGGGCTCCGCAAAACGTTCACGGATTACCTTGATGATGTAAGTACAGATTATTTTGACGTCACCACATTGCTCAACGAAGCCGGACCCAAATCCGTTGAACTGGCTTTCAGAGGCGGCGAACTGAAAGATGCCGCCAATGCTGTGTATCCTGCCGGAGGAACTATGAGGGGAAGCAGCCGTTACAAAGACTGGTATTACAATTCCTCCATCACACTGCACATCAGGTTGTTCTCTGATAATGGAAGCATGTCGTCCTTCGGTAGAAAGAGGGGGATATTGGGATGCCCGAAATCGGTGTTGTGA
- a CDS encoding gliding motility-associated C-terminal domain-containing protein, which yields MNINFSARDLSNWSAITGLVDGATVSYTGTNAGLTSIPEYNISIPGIEVITTASTDRFGSFPTIPTINGYAYGYAIKLGSTATSHDLNSASRNPGGFTRSITYTINVPAGPVSIPYTMTYAYALVLENGTHNSNEQPLFRAMLETASGLVSCASPEYYLPTFNNAGGGGQGGGASTGATLDSAAALLDGFTNSPELFLSYAGQNNGNGTWLQDVWTKSWTEVTFDLSPYRGQQVKITFETRNCDPGAHFAYAYVAIRNTCAGLEISGNSEACTNSHNTYSIPALAGATYTWTVPSGWTINSGANSNIIQVTPGTNGGEIIVRQVNSCTDLKDTLAVTTTLPTIAGAVNDDNRVCTGSNSTELLLSGERGDVLDWLVSTDGLNWSSTGITTLNYQANNLTSTTHFKALVQNGTACSIDSSIKAVITVDALSEGGTLSPGSTNICEGESPHIELVLSGNSGAVLNWQTSSDGLNWNGMTPVYQQPNFLPGTIHQTIYYRAVVQNGVCPEDISSVAELKYFAPTYPAASITPEFSSICYGTSVQLSATITNGTSYTWNNPSVLASPGNGSITSLPYSLTTRATPLVSSAIVLSVYNEGCPNAYSDTFHIAVIPPVKVFAGNDTAVVVGQPLQLNAVSDVAEATNFRWTPITGLTDPGIADPIAVLTASNAPGIYYVVSASTPEGCVGTDSIYVRVFKTPADIFMPNAFTPNGDGHNDVIMPIPAGIKQLNYFRIYNRWGQLVFQTNQVGTGWDGRLNGTPQSAAVFVYMLQAVDYNGNVVTKKGTFVLSR from the coding sequence GTGAACATCAATTTCTCCGCGCGGGATCTTTCCAACTGGTCGGCCATAACCGGGTTGGTGGACGGGGCCACCGTTTCTTACACCGGAACAAATGCCGGACTTACTTCCATACCCGAATACAATATTTCTATTCCAGGTATTGAAGTGATCACGACCGCTTCAACGGACAGGTTCGGTAGTTTTCCCACCATCCCTACTATAAACGGATACGCGTATGGATATGCCATCAAACTGGGTTCTACGGCCACTTCACACGACCTGAATTCCGCCTCAAGAAATCCAGGTGGATTCACGCGCTCTATTACCTATACCATCAATGTGCCTGCCGGTCCGGTTTCCATTCCTTATACCATGACATACGCTTACGCCCTGGTGCTGGAGAATGGCACGCATAACTCCAACGAACAACCGCTTTTTCGCGCCATGCTGGAAACGGCTTCCGGTTTGGTGTCCTGCGCCTCGCCTGAATATTACCTGCCCACTTTCAACAATGCCGGTGGCGGCGGGCAGGGCGGAGGTGCTTCCACAGGCGCTACATTGGACAGCGCCGCGGCATTGCTGGATGGGTTCACCAACAGCCCGGAATTATTCCTTTCGTACGCCGGGCAAAACAACGGCAACGGAACCTGGTTACAGGATGTGTGGACAAAAAGCTGGACAGAGGTCACCTTCGATCTTTCGCCTTACCGCGGCCAACAGGTGAAAATTACTTTTGAAACCAGGAACTGCGATCCCGGCGCGCATTTCGCCTATGCGTACGTGGCCATTCGCAATACCTGCGCGGGATTGGAAATCAGCGGCAACAGCGAAGCGTGTACCAATAGCCACAATACTTATTCTATCCCGGCATTGGCCGGCGCAACCTACACCTGGACCGTACCATCCGGGTGGACGATCAATTCAGGGGCCAATTCAAATATTATCCAGGTTACGCCAGGCACCAACGGCGGCGAAATTATTGTGCGGCAGGTAAACAGTTGTACCGATCTGAAAGATACACTGGCGGTAACCACTACTTTGCCTACCATCGCAGGAGCGGTGAACGATGACAACCGGGTTTGCACAGGATCGAACAGTACCGAACTATTACTTTCCGGAGAAAGAGGTGATGTGCTCGACTGGCTGGTGTCTACCGATGGATTGAACTGGTCGTCGACCGGAATAACTACATTGAACTACCAGGCGAACAACCTTACTTCCACCACCCATTTTAAAGCGCTGGTGCAAAACGGCACAGCGTGCAGCATAGATTCCAGTATTAAAGCTGTAATTACCGTAGATGCATTGAGTGAAGGCGGAACGCTTTCTCCAGGCTCCACCAATATCTGCGAAGGGGAAAGCCCACACATAGAACTTGTGCTAAGTGGCAATTCAGGTGCAGTGCTGAACTGGCAAACCTCTTCCGATGGATTGAACTGGAACGGGATGACCCCGGTTTACCAGCAACCCAACTTTTTACCCGGAACCATCCATCAAACTATCTATTACAGGGCCGTGGTGCAGAATGGTGTTTGTCCGGAGGATATCAGCTCCGTCGCTGAACTAAAGTATTTCGCGCCTACTTATCCCGCGGCATCTATTACCCCTGAATTTTCTTCCATCTGTTATGGTACATCGGTGCAACTTTCGGCCACCATCACAAACGGCACCAGTTATACCTGGAACAATCCTTCTGTTTTGGCTTCCCCCGGCAACGGTAGTATAACTTCATTGCCCTATAGCTTAACTACTCGCGCCACACCACTGGTTTCCTCAGCAATCGTGTTGTCTGTTTACAATGAAGGGTGCCCCAATGCTTATTCAGATACCTTTCACATCGCGGTGATACCGCCCGTTAAAGTATTCGCGGGCAACGATACGGCTGTCGTTGTAGGGCAGCCGCTTCAACTGAATGCCGTATCGGATGTGGCTGAAGCCACTAATTTCAGGTGGACTCCCATCACGGGATTAACTGATCCTGGTATTGCAGATCCTATAGCTGTATTAACCGCAAGCAATGCACCCGGTATATATTATGTGGTGTCCGCTTCCACTCCCGAAGGTTGTGTGGGCACTGATTCCATTTATGTACGCGTATTTAAAACACCCGCCGATATCTTCATGCCCAACGCGTTCACCCCGAATGGCGATGGCCATAACGATGTGATCATGCCCATTCCGGCGGGAATAAAACAATTGAATTATTTCAGGATTTATAACCGTTGGGGCCAACTTGTATTCCAGACCAACCAGGTGGGAACAGGGTGGGATGGAAGACTGAACGGCACACCACAATCAGCGGCAGTATTTGTTTATATGTTGCAGGCGGTAGATTACAACGGGAACGTGGTGACGAAGAAAGGAACTTTTGTATTATCCCGATAA